One window of Photobacterium atrarenae genomic DNA carries:
- a CDS encoding PKD domain-containing protein — MAKGKDGEKKAIALISSLVIVACGDGATNNNPEISGSPLTTVYAGEPYVFKPSVIDTDGDPISFDVENAPDWSTFDTQTGELNGIPTDSNIGSYPDIIITADDGNGGRASLTAFTIDVAPALTTLEPYLVESMSTAFENRTLSLENYSAITPLAAHKMDAAGRASVTFNMPDRGQSVLVADENGNPIGVAYFNRDQIESKLVDISIESLADGIIITNPLLSGYSYSDRERILAKAKATAGYVPFKNFIDDVLSQTPTELVGEEVYEYAITLTLEAIDALGGGSKLVLKAMQGRKTPSGIIGDDRGPYLADVAGDDIVVVNPTMVFYGIELEGKNTQLIAGRERLFALFDKAANVPVTENIRLGNGNFEISFTKNALTTSGGRYSAAANTFKIASMFGEWFGLPGVRNSTIEATLERDVSLVDIVEMWGEDFALGLLSPASLYEDFANKLLKEKGNEWAGKMTQALYKKPGHVKESIAFFKSAKALVKAAANAVKIYDAGTKYLPFAHDFVFSPIQRQWCITQDDGVLLPSTKCTYAPPIASFSILLSSDVLVGERVAFDASSSWDVVYDSSELEYQWDLDGDGRIDSGWSFTDSVKHTYDQPGSYSSLLYVRNPDGLIDSKEKIVKVVLEDNPYYQEVRSPHTNRIWLDRNLGASRVCQSAIDSACFGYFFQWGRRADGHEMPDSRITRYSFRTLKATNSRFYIASIDTGRNDWLIGDEDGDARIAFWSKTSGDNICPTGFRVPTKDELEAELVDVPKFSSNDAMFRHFLKLPYAGWRQPDTGELSGRGGVGEIWLNSKYGEGSGKFLRYEKAGFTGVGSGDESFGLNVRCIKD, encoded by the coding sequence ATGGCTAAGGGAAAAGACGGTGAAAAAAAAGCAATAGCTTTAATATCGAGCTTAGTGATCGTTGCATGTGGTGATGGTGCGACAAACAATAATCCCGAAATATCGGGTTCGCCTCTTACAACTGTATACGCTGGAGAACCCTATGTGTTTAAGCCTAGTGTCATTGATACCGATGGAGACCCTATATCCTTTGACGTAGAGAATGCCCCCGATTGGTCTACATTCGATACCCAAACTGGTGAACTGAACGGAATACCAACCGATAGCAATATTGGCAGTTATCCAGACATAATCATTACTGCAGACGATGGTAATGGAGGAAGAGCATCGCTTACCGCTTTTACGATTGACGTTGCCCCAGCGTTGACGACGCTAGAACCTTATTTGGTTGAATCAATGAGCACTGCCTTCGAGAACCGAACTCTATCACTTGAAAACTATTCGGCTATTACCCCTTTAGCAGCACATAAAATGGATGCTGCGGGGAGAGCATCGGTCACATTCAATATGCCCGACAGAGGGCAGTCTGTGCTTGTGGCAGATGAAAATGGTAATCCGATTGGGGTCGCGTATTTTAACCGTGACCAGATTGAATCAAAGTTAGTTGATATTTCAATTGAAAGCCTGGCTGACGGTATCATTATAACCAACCCCCTACTGAGTGGTTATTCATATAGCGATCGAGAGCGTATTCTTGCTAAAGCCAAAGCGACAGCAGGATATGTGCCATTTAAAAACTTTATTGACGACGTCTTATCGCAAACGCCAACAGAGTTAGTAGGTGAAGAAGTTTACGAGTACGCGATCACGCTAACACTTGAGGCCATCGACGCGTTGGGCGGGGGTAGTAAACTGGTGCTTAAAGCCATGCAGGGAAGAAAGACTCCGAGTGGAATAATTGGCGACGATCGCGGGCCCTATTTGGCCGACGTTGCGGGCGATGACATTGTCGTCGTTAATCCAACTATGGTGTTCTACGGCATTGAACTTGAAGGGAAAAATACCCAACTGATTGCAGGTAGAGAGCGGCTGTTTGCACTTTTCGACAAGGCAGCCAATGTCCCTGTCACTGAGAACATTCGCCTTGGCAATGGTAACTTTGAGATTTCCTTTACCAAAAATGCATTAACAACATCGGGGGGTCGCTACTCGGCGGCAGCGAATACTTTCAAGATTGCTTCAATGTTTGGGGAGTGGTTTGGTCTTCCGGGTGTTCGTAACTCGACGATCGAAGCAACACTTGAACGGGATGTTAGCCTAGTCGATATAGTTGAAATGTGGGGAGAAGACTTTGCTCTAGGCCTCCTATCACCTGCAAGCCTGTATGAAGATTTTGCCAATAAACTGCTCAAGGAGAAAGGGAATGAATGGGCTGGGAAAATGACCCAAGCACTGTACAAAAAACCTGGCCATGTTAAGGAGTCAATCGCTTTCTTCAAAAGTGCGAAAGCGCTAGTGAAAGCAGCCGCCAATGCTGTAAAGATTTATGACGCAGGCACAAAGTACCTCCCTTTTGCGCATGACTTCGTTTTCAGCCCGATACAACGTCAATGGTGTATTACGCAAGATGACGGCGTGTTGCTTCCAAGTACGAAATGTACTTATGCACCGCCAATAGCATCATTTTCGATTTTACTTTCCTCTGACGTACTTGTTGGTGAGCGTGTCGCTTTCGATGCTTCGTCGTCGTGGGACGTTGTGTATGATTCGAGCGAATTAGAATATCAATGGGATTTGGACGGAGATGGGCGAATTGATTCAGGTTGGTCATTTACCGATTCGGTTAAGCACACATACGATCAACCAGGAAGTTACAGCTCGCTACTCTATGTGAGAAACCCTGACGGTTTAATAGATTCCAAGGAGAAAATAGTCAAGGTGGTACTTGAAGATAATCCTTACTATCAAGAAGTTAGATCACCACATACCAATCGTATCTGGCTAGATAGAAACCTAGGGGCCAGCCGCGTATGTCAGTCTGCAATTGACAGTGCTTGCTTTGGCTACTTTTTCCAATGGGGCAGGCGTGCGGATGGGCATGAAATGCCTGATAGCCGCATCACGCGATACTCGTTCAGAACACTTAAGGCGACCAACAGTCGGTTTTATATTGCGAGTATAGATACTGGGAGAAATGATTGGTTAATTGGTGACGAAGATGGAGATGCTCGAATAGCTTTTTGGTCTAAGACATCGGGAGATAATATTTGTCCGACTGGTTTTCGAGTACCGACCAAAGATGAGCTTGAAGCAGAACTGGTTGACGTACCCAAGTTTTCTTCAAATGATGCGATGTTTAGACATTTCTTAAAACTGCCATATGCAGGATGGCGTCAGCCAGATACGGGGGAGTTATCTGGCAGAGGGGGGGTTGGCGAGATCTGGCTGAATTCTAAATATGGTGAAGGATCGGGAAAATTCTTAAGGTACGAGAAAGCAGGGTTTACCGGCGTTGGCTCTGGCGATGAATCTTTTGGTCTTAACGTCCGCTGTATAAAAGACTAA
- a CDS encoding AAA family ATPase, with protein sequence MYDPKQLISRVAERSERMLASLTTQIHEQKAELALDTYYQVYSKAAVAKLPKLSKAIVDKTVGEMEARGYCFEKRKAGTSEKYAMSIQNIIDIYQHRDVPKYRRRHPQAFTLFVGNLKGGVSKTVSTVSLAHGLRTHPHLLQEDLRILVIDLDPQSSATMFLNHTQAVGSVETTAAQAMLQDISREELLDEFVISSGVPGVDVIPASIEDAFIASRWEELCAEHLPERNVHTVLRDNVIDKLQGDYDFIFVDSGPHLDAFLTNALASSDLLMTPIPPAQVDFHSTLKYLNRLPELMSMISHSGAELRVQGNIGFMSKLANKADHKLCHSLAKEIFGGDMLDVALPRLDGFERCGESFDTVISANPATYVGSSEALKNARVAAEDFAKAVFDRIEFIRAN encoded by the coding sequence ATGTATGATCCCAAACAGTTGATTTCCCGGGTTGCCGAACGCTCCGAACGGATGCTGGCCTCGCTGACGACTCAGATCCATGAGCAAAAAGCCGAGCTGGCGCTGGACACCTATTACCAGGTGTACTCAAAAGCAGCCGTGGCCAAGTTGCCGAAACTGAGCAAGGCGATCGTGGATAAAACCGTTGGGGAAATGGAGGCGCGCGGCTACTGCTTTGAAAAGCGCAAAGCCGGCACCTCGGAAAAATACGCGATGTCGATCCAGAATATTATCGATATTTACCAGCACCGGGACGTGCCGAAATACCGCCGGCGTCATCCGCAGGCATTCACCCTGTTTGTCGGCAACCTTAAAGGCGGGGTCTCGAAAACCGTCAGCACCGTGTCGCTGGCCCACGGGCTGCGCACCCATCCGCATTTGCTACAGGAAGATCTGCGGATCCTGGTGATTGATCTGGATCCTCAGTCGTCGGCAACCATGTTCCTTAACCATACCCAGGCGGTCGGCTCGGTTGAGACCACGGCCGCCCAGGCGATGTTGCAGGATATTAGCCGTGAGGAACTGCTTGATGAGTTCGTGATCAGCTCCGGGGTGCCGGGTGTCGACGTGATCCCGGCCTCGATTGAAGATGCTTTTATCGCCTCACGCTGGGAAGAGCTGTGCGCCGAGCACCTGCCGGAGCGCAATGTGCACACCGTGCTGCGCGACAATGTGATCGACAAACTCCAGGGCGACTATGACTTTATTTTCGTAGACAGCGGCCCGCACCTTGATGCCTTCCTGACCAACGCCTTGGCATCGTCCGATCTGCTGATGACCCCGATCCCGCCGGCTCAGGTCGATTTTCACTCGACGCTGAAATATCTCAACCGCCTGCCGGAGCTGATGAGCATGATCAGCCACTCTGGTGCCGAGCTGCGGGTGCAGGGCAATATCGGGTTTATGTCGAAGTTGGCCAACAAGGCCGACCACAAGCTGTGCCACAGCCTGGCTAAGGAGATCTTCGGCGGTGATATGCTCGATGTCGCCCTGCCCCGCCTCGATGGTTTCGAGCGCTGCGGCGAGTCGTTCGACACCGTGATCTCCGCCAACCCGGCCACTTATGTCGGCAGCAGCGAAGCGCTGAAAAATGCCCGCGTCGCTGCGGAAGATTTTGCTAAGGCGGTATTTGATCGCATTGAATTTATTCGTGCCAACTGA
- a CDS encoding helix-turn-helix domain-containing protein, which produces MKVTSAHQLSHLLQDQRKQQGQSQSVIARKVGLRQDTVSKFENAPDGTRLDTLFKLLAALDLALEIRPRGEAAPAATQWKEEW; this is translated from the coding sequence ATGAAAGTCACTTCCGCCCATCAGCTCAGTCATCTGCTGCAGGATCAACGCAAGCAGCAGGGCCAGTCCCAGAGTGTGATTGCCCGTAAGGTCGGGCTGCGCCAGGACACCGTCTCGAAATTCGAAAACGCCCCGGACGGAACCCGGCTCGATACCCTGTTCAAGCTGCTGGCAGCGCTGGATCTGGCGCTGGAGATCCGCCCGCGCGGTGAAGCTGCCCCGGCGGCCACGCAGTGGAAGGAAGAGTGGTAA
- a CDS encoding helix-turn-helix domain-containing protein — protein MSKKNPFPQRLKQARNRVGISQRELGIRLGMDPSSASGRMNHYEKGRHMPDIGTLQKLAQELGVPVAFFFSYSDSSAELACLIEKLSENKKQELIEQIRQDLDNADQW, from the coding sequence TTGTCTAAAAAAAATCCATTTCCACAGCGCCTTAAACAGGCAAGAAATCGCGTTGGTATCAGCCAGAGGGAGCTTGGTATCCGTTTGGGTATGGACCCAAGTTCAGCGAGTGGCCGTATGAATCATTATGAAAAAGGGCGTCATATGCCCGATATCGGCACACTACAAAAGCTTGCTCAGGAGCTTGGCGTGCCTGTTGCGTTCTTCTTTTCATATTCTGACAGCTCAGCAGAACTGGCCTGTTTGATAGAAAAACTAAGTGAAAATAAAAAGCAGGAGCTTATTGAGCAGATCAGGCAGGATCTTGATAACGCTGACCAGTGGTAA
- a CDS encoding ParB family protein: MTTKRKTIGRTLSGATFDSAPAQSAGATRTFTLASGQSATFTLKSIAADALKDKTFVELATNGRDQDALTEASVADITRTLTLQQFFPAIGREVGDKIEILDGSRRRAAALFAGTGLEVLVTQDALSSDDARQLAADIQTAREHNLREVGIRLLVLRDGGMSQKEIAASQNLSAAKVTRAIQAASVPAEMLQVFPDHAELAYPDYKQLLEIATAIAGKGLDIADVIAQVMVDHDELAPELAPDEVKTALMKAYRQAADQQLAKPAPKKAKIEPLWQFDDANMFARKRSKDRNFSYEFSRLPKAVQKELDQVIGETLAKHLAE, from the coding sequence ATGACAACCAAACGTAAAACCATCGGCCGTACACTCAGCGGGGCCACTTTTGACAGCGCGCCGGCCCAGTCGGCGGGCGCAACGCGCACCTTTACTCTGGCTTCCGGGCAAAGCGCCACGTTCACCCTGAAATCCATTGCGGCGGATGCGCTGAAAGACAAAACCTTTGTGGAGCTCGCCACCAACGGCCGCGATCAGGACGCCCTGACCGAAGCTTCGGTGGCCGATATCACCCGCACCCTCACCCTGCAGCAGTTCTTCCCGGCCATCGGCCGCGAGGTTGGCGACAAAATCGAGATCCTCGACGGCTCCCGCCGCCGGGCCGCCGCGCTGTTTGCCGGGACCGGCCTTGAGGTCCTGGTGACCCAGGATGCGCTCAGCAGTGACGATGCCCGGCAGCTGGCGGCTGATATCCAGACCGCCCGCGAGCACAACCTGCGTGAAGTCGGGATCCGCCTGTTGGTGCTGCGTGACGGCGGCATGAGCCAGAAAGAGATCGCTGCCAGCCAGAACCTGTCGGCAGCCAAGGTGACCCGGGCGATCCAGGCGGCCTCGGTGCCGGCCGAGATGCTGCAGGTGTTCCCGGACCATGCCGAGCTGGCCTACCCGGACTACAAACAACTGCTGGAGATCGCCACAGCCATCGCCGGCAAAGGGTTGGATATTGCTGATGTGATTGCCCAGGTGATGGTCGATCACGACGAGCTGGCGCCGGAACTGGCCCCGGATGAAGTCAAAACGGCATTGATGAAGGCGTATCGCCAGGCGGCGGATCAGCAGCTGGCCAAACCGGCGCCGAAGAAAGCCAAAATTGAGCCACTGTGGCAGTTTGATGATGCCAATATGTTTGCCCGCAAGCGCAGCAAGGATCGCAACTTCAGCTACGAGTTCAGCCGCCTGCCGAAAGCGGTGCAGAAAGAGCTGGACCAGGTGATCGGCGAGACGCTGGCCAAGCACCTGGCGGAGTAA
- a CDS encoding calcium/sodium antiporter, whose product MDYLLMVIGLLLLIGGAESLVKGAARLAESVGVPSLVIGLTVVAFGTSAPELAVSIRAALTGQREMAMANVLGSNIFNVLFILGLSAMIIPLTISRQLIRQDVPIMIIISALVLSMTVDGQLSRGNSAVLVVLLIGYTVFLFVQGKRTAHVKTTASNSEAVTEPIKKNAPAWHSLLWLAIGLSCLIFGANVLVDSAVNIARVFEISEAVIGLTILAVGTSLPEVVTSIVASLRGQRDIAVGNVVGSNTFNLLAVLGISGLVSEQGLVGSLQLVQQDFPIMLAVALLCAAVIFHRRVPEPYRRRDLF is encoded by the coding sequence TTGGACTACTTATTGATGGTGATCGGTCTGCTCCTGCTCATTGGCGGGGCAGAAAGCCTGGTGAAAGGTGCCGCCCGACTGGCAGAAAGCGTGGGAGTCCCCAGCTTGGTGATCGGTTTAACCGTGGTCGCATTCGGAACCAGCGCGCCTGAACTGGCAGTGAGCATTCGCGCTGCGCTAACCGGCCAGCGTGAAATGGCCATGGCGAATGTTTTGGGGAGTAATATCTTCAACGTCTTGTTCATTCTGGGCCTCTCGGCCATGATTATCCCCTTAACCATTTCCAGACAACTGATTCGTCAAGACGTGCCGATTATGATCATTATCAGTGCACTCGTACTCTCTATGACAGTCGATGGGCAACTCAGCCGAGGAAATAGCGCCGTACTGGTTGTGCTGCTCATTGGGTATACAGTGTTTTTATTTGTTCAGGGCAAACGGACAGCGCACGTAAAAACGACAGCATCAAACAGCGAGGCTGTCACCGAACCCATTAAAAAGAACGCCCCCGCCTGGCACAGCTTACTTTGGCTGGCAATCGGACTGAGTTGCCTGATCTTCGGGGCGAATGTGTTGGTCGATAGTGCGGTGAATATCGCGAGAGTCTTTGAGATCAGTGAAGCCGTCATCGGGCTGACGATCCTGGCCGTCGGGACCTCGTTACCCGAAGTCGTCACTTCGATCGTGGCCAGTCTCCGGGGCCAGCGCGACATCGCAGTGGGGAATGTGGTGGGCAGCAATACCTTTAACTTATTGGCAGTGCTTGGCATTTCAGGCTTAGTCAGTGAGCAGGGGCTGGTTGGCAGCCTCCAACTCGTGCAGCAGGATTTTCCCATCATGCTGGCCGTCGCTTTGCTGTGCGCTGCCGTTATTTTTCACCGGCGCGTCCCTGAGCCGTATCGAAGGCGGGATCTTTTTTAG
- a CDS encoding GGDEF domain-containing protein, with product MLTAWIEQWLALKSDDERYKDYSFLVIALLILVLTNAYFLYYNIFVVPNTYMRHTMSVATFSCLISLWLMKGRRAPNAAALIMQLDITFSSFLLVLVEGHHEFALAFMFLTPVISMFILGYKRGAWFSLATFIGTATFTLSTMDTWGAARFEPISFIHFTAVYLFLFIVGFFYDSSRRQTLAALQESNQKLQALATKDPLTGLVNRRYLDDYLLDSKTIRWIAMIDVDDFKQINDIFGHHVGDSVLSDVARCLEHVAQSGDVVGRWGGEEFLFSINEVDAFRAQKKVSDLLQQVSRHDFGIERPVTISIGLALHQPGQHRSALLLADEALYRAKASGKNQFCLASDKFDYAI from the coding sequence GTGCTCACTGCTTGGATAGAACAATGGCTGGCGCTAAAGTCAGATGATGAACGCTACAAAGATTACTCCTTTTTGGTTATTGCACTGTTAATCCTGGTCCTGACCAATGCATATTTCCTTTACTACAACATCTTTGTCGTTCCCAACACATACATGCGTCATACAATGTCGGTTGCAACATTCTCATGCCTGATCAGTTTGTGGCTGATGAAAGGACGACGTGCACCGAACGCGGCAGCATTGATTATGCAGTTGGACATCACGTTTTCGAGTTTTTTATTGGTCTTGGTGGAGGGGCACCACGAGTTTGCACTGGCCTTTATGTTTTTAACTCCTGTAATTTCGATGTTCATTCTTGGCTACAAAAGAGGGGCCTGGTTTAGCTTGGCCACCTTTATCGGAACCGCTACCTTTACCCTGTCGACCATGGACACCTGGGGCGCTGCGCGCTTTGAGCCCATTAGCTTTATCCATTTTACGGCGGTCTATCTGTTCCTGTTTATTGTCGGTTTTTTTTATGACTCGAGCCGCCGTCAGACTTTAGCTGCCTTGCAAGAGTCGAATCAAAAGCTGCAAGCGTTGGCGACTAAAGACCCCTTAACGGGGTTAGTCAATCGACGCTACCTTGATGATTATTTGCTTGACTCCAAAACTATACGCTGGATCGCCATGATTGATGTCGACGACTTTAAGCAGATCAATGATATTTTCGGCCACCATGTCGGCGATTCCGTGCTGTCTGACGTGGCTCGTTGCCTCGAGCATGTCGCGCAGTCCGGTGATGTGGTTGGGCGTTGGGGGGGAGAGGAGTTTTTATTCTCCATCAATGAAGTAGATGCCTTCAGGGCCCAGAAAAAAGTGTCGGACTTATTGCAGCAAGTGTCTAGGCATGATTTCGGTATTGAACGGCCAGTGACCATCAGTATCGGCCTGGCGCTTCATCAGCCAGGACAGCATAGAAGTGCGCTGCTGCTCGCTGATGAAGCGCTGTATCGGGCAAAAGCCTCAGGCAAAAATCAGTTCTGCCTGGCCAGTGACAAGTTCGATTACGCGATATGA
- a CDS encoding linear amide C-N hydrolase, whose amino-acid sequence MCTRILNNVDNKHVAVARNMDWEFHLDATLFLTPAGGQAVGMSKSERKKEGLCKSQVLKWKVKYTSVATLIGDQDNGFGFCDGMNEKGLVANVLYDTNSSFHQGPLKDNEKGLSVLRWGQLILDRFASVQEVVSYFSSPAREIDICLFGGNVPGDPNAPAQLHAAISDHRGDSAILEVHDGKLTIYHDRQHTVMTNEPDYQTQLELATYWRYQWNQTDTLNNTPVFTVPGGHTSVQRFERASYYRLLQNTDLMNVDRVAQVGAMISPCKVPQGFEALHPMNVEECLEKKAGITFNSFTLWTNISDCRRKRYYLQSNNNIQTVWVDIPKSLEQARAITLDTPFRASQTMGDIMQDMTQVKNNPLHIA is encoded by the coding sequence ATGTGTACTCGCATTCTCAACAATGTTGATAACAAACACGTCGCCGTAGCTCGCAATATGGATTGGGAGTTTCACCTGGATGCGACCCTGTTTCTCACCCCCGCCGGTGGACAAGCAGTAGGCATGAGTAAGTCCGAACGAAAAAAAGAAGGTTTATGCAAAAGCCAGGTGCTGAAATGGAAGGTGAAGTACACCAGTGTTGCCACGTTGATTGGTGATCAAGACAACGGCTTTGGTTTCTGTGACGGAATGAATGAGAAAGGGCTCGTTGCCAATGTGCTCTACGATACCAATAGCAGTTTTCACCAAGGCCCGTTAAAAGACAATGAAAAAGGGCTGAGTGTGCTGCGTTGGGGGCAACTGATCCTTGACCGATTTGCCAGTGTTCAGGAAGTGGTGAGTTATTTTTCTTCTCCTGCTCGGGAAATTGACATCTGTCTGTTCGGCGGCAATGTTCCGGGAGACCCGAACGCTCCGGCACAATTGCATGCGGCCATTTCTGATCACCGGGGGGATTCGGCTATTTTAGAAGTGCATGACGGAAAACTGACCATCTACCATGATCGTCAACACACGGTCATGACCAACGAGCCGGATTATCAGACCCAGCTCGAACTCGCGACATACTGGCGCTATCAATGGAATCAAACCGACACCTTGAATAACACCCCTGTGTTTACGGTTCCCGGCGGGCATACTTCCGTGCAGCGTTTCGAGCGTGCCAGCTACTATCGTCTGCTGCAAAATACGGACCTGATGAATGTTGATCGTGTTGCCCAGGTTGGTGCGATGATCTCACCTTGCAAGGTCCCACAGGGCTTTGAGGCGCTCCATCCGATGAATGTTGAAGAGTGCCTGGAGAAAAAAGCCGGGATTACGTTTAACTCATTTACGTTGTGGACCAACATCAGTGATTGTCGTCGCAAACGCTACTATCTGCAGAGTAACAATAATATTCAAACCGTTTGGGTGGATATCCCTAAATCACTGGAACAAGCGCGAGCCATCACGCTGGATACGCCATTCAGGGCGTCCCAAACCATGGGTGATATCATGCAGGATATGACACAGGTGAAAAACAACCCACTTCATATCGCGTAA
- the mobI gene encoding conjugative transfer protein MobI(A/C) produces MTVLNEHSAAYQWHQRAQQRHPENEQESFELALSQSLKALANIENFAMQEPYLLEFLASCYANHFWRTHRAHKETSPGRYGCRVRVRNHRFEAAWYHNWYLSADQMPLRNNKEQRVRSKHLSKGKGFRYPPSRFSKADGEWESDLIEYTEDAFALIREVRHEILTIKQKAQICTKRLHKLREHFQKMEKHND; encoded by the coding sequence ATGACTGTATTAAATGAGCATTCCGCCGCCTATCAATGGCATCAACGAGCCCAGCAGCGACACCCCGAAAATGAACAAGAGAGCTTTGAACTCGCGCTTTCCCAATCGCTAAAAGCACTTGCAAATATCGAGAATTTTGCCATGCAGGAACCCTATCTGCTTGAGTTTTTAGCCAGTTGCTACGCCAACCATTTTTGGCGTACCCATCGAGCCCATAAGGAAACATCACCTGGCCGCTACGGCTGTCGTGTTCGAGTTCGCAACCATCGCTTTGAAGCTGCTTGGTACCACAACTGGTATCTCAGTGCTGATCAAATGCCACTGCGAAACAACAAAGAACAGCGTGTTCGCTCAAAGCATTTATCCAAAGGTAAAGGCTTTCGTTACCCTCCTAGCCGCTTTTCAAAAGCCGACGGTGAATGGGAATCCGATCTTATTGAGTACACAGAAGATGCCTTCGCACTGATCCGAGAAGTGCGGCACGAAATCCTCACCATCAAGCAAAAAGCACAAATCTGTACAAAACGACTTCACAAGCTACGTGAACACTTTCAAAAAATGGAGAAGCACAATGACTAA